CGAGGACACTCCAAAATTTGGTCTTCCCACTCCCAGAACGCGAAATTTGAGCAATAACGATTGCTCAGTTTTGCTGGACTTCTGTGAGATGGTTGTGTGTTAACTTTGGCATTTAACAATCCGGGATTCGATATTTGGTCAGTTTTCTAACACTGGAAGTTGAAACACCGGCAAAGAAATGATTTTTCAACTCTATTACACCTTTTGTATAGGGATCCTTTTCAACTTTCATACCAAATGATTCTGTAGATTAAAGAAATAATATACACCATCAGCATATGAGACTACAAAATTGCTGGTTGATAACACTCTTTTGTGCCTTCCTGACCAGTCCGCCTCACCTGAGGGTTTCCCACGCCCACTAGTCTAAGCTGGGCTAATCCATACATGCTGACCTCCTAGGAAGCACAATCTCTCTATACCATAAGTTAGGCAGGGAAGCACAAGCCACCTGTATTATGAGATCTCCACTTCTGATGGGACTAGGAAGGACAACTCTAAATCCAGACCATTTTCTGTCTCAGAAAACGGCAAAGTTCCTGGATTCTCCTCCTCTAGAAGCAGTTTTAAGGGTGTTTCTGCTGGGTAATTATCAAGGATATACTCAATTTCGTCTCCACTGATCTCCATATTATCCAAAAGAACCTGAAGAAAGATCAAGAAATATAGTAATGAAAATATAAGAGGTAGAACCTAAACCAGAATATATGAAGCTAGGCTGCAAAGACCAACCTCAAAAATCAGGGACAATTAAAACTTTATAGAAAATTATAGCGTTGCATACCCTCACGGTTTTGAGAAGAGCTGCATGGTGACTCCTGAGCAGAGAGATTGTTTTTTCGTACATGTCACGTATTAGCTCTTCAGTTCTTTTAGCAACGTCATCATCCAACTTGAAGTTAATTGGCGGTTCAATAAGGTCATAATCATCATAAAGCGAACCTTCAAAGTCCATTCTAGGCCCCACAAAGCTGACACTTCTCCTCCAAGGAGGTGGTTCCCCATGAACAGTCATTGGTTCCTCCAAATTCCATCTGATGAGGAAGAGAGAATGATACTTAGCACATCTAACCATAAAGTAAGACAGTATTGCTTAGGTCAGTAAACAGAAACCCACATGGTTAAGATTTTACGAGCGAGCCAATTAGCATCTGCAAGGTAGCTAACAGATGCCTTAGATGTATCTCGTCCATAAATTATCTCTTCTGCAGCTCTCCCACCAAGCAACACCTGACACATGAAACCGAGACAAACATGACATTTTCCAGACAATAGAAATGAAAGCCAATTGCCCTAGAATTAGAGAATAATTAGACCTGAAGGCGTTGCAACAACTGAGGCCGTCGTTCAAACATGTATGCCTCGTCATCCAAACGGTGAAACACAATTTGAGAGAATCTCTGAACGCATCGGTGAGCAACAAGTTTTATataagtgaaaaagaaaaagacaaaaaagaagAACACAAATTATATCTAGACAATCTGAGCATCTCAAACTAGAACCACACTCCAGAAGATTGGACACACATGGATCCAAGGGATGACGGATGACCTACTATCCTAATCACTTGGTCAAACTTTTCAATGTCAAGGAAATAAATGGCTAAAAACCATTCACCCAGAACATAAGATCACATGATCATCTAATTGGCTCAAGTTTACACTGGCAATCTTCTTATTGTTCATGAGGTTTATGGTGGCTCACGATTATCAACAAGCATGGCAAGTGGAAAAAAACATGGACCATGAATCCCTACAATTAAGTGAGAATTCCTAGAAAAAGTgtgggtggggtggggtggggtggggtggggtgggtgggtggtggggggggggggggggggggggggggggggggatttgcATTAAGAATCGGAGTTCTGATGGAGAAGGGACAAGGATTCTTCGTCCGCCACTCTCAGGCAGCcctagaaggaagaagaagagaaataaatCTGGAGGAGAAGGAGTTAACACGGACCTCGCTGCGTGGATGGATAGATATGCGTTCACAGAACTCGATGTTTGCATCGTGGAGCCGCCTCAGAAGATGAGATGTCATAGCAGCTCCAACCTCAGTAGTTGCTCTACGGCATTGACCCTGATGACCCAATTCAATTCCAACACGCTTGGGACCCACGGTGAGTCGGTCAACTGCATCATCCATGTCTGACTGAAGAATTGATTGATGCCCTTTCCGAACTGCTACTAAAGCAGCCTCCTGAAGTAACTGCGCCAGTTTTGCACCGGTCCATCCTGACAGTCAGACATTTTGTTTCAGATTTCAAGTGGAAATTGTGAACTGCTGTAAACTATACTTTAAGCGGATACAGATGGAATCTTAAGGGTGTCATGCCATGACGTGGGGAGGAACCATGACCTCCAATGTATAGATTTTATATGGGTCTTTCATCTAAACAACCAGCTTAATTATCAGATTTCTAGCACATCTCAAACAGTCCAAACGAAAGAGTTTATACCATGAGTATTGAAGTATTAAATAAATTGACGGTTAAGAAGAATATATCTAAACTCCATACCAATAATACAAAAAGAGATCTACATTAACTGCACAAGTTAGTTAGAAGAAAAGAAAACGAAATCGTATACCAGGTAAGTTCTGAGCATAACTAGTCAGATCGACACTAGCATTCATTTTCACCTTGCCAGCATGAACTTTCAAGATATCTAGACGGCCTTTAGCCCCTGGAGGACGGATTCGTATCTGACAAAAAGAACCAATACCAAAATGGTGTGATTTTTTTTCCATCAGTTGCCAACAGCACAATTATCCAAAAGCTATCataaacaaaaatggtaacataGTAGCCATGAATATACATGCCACTCATTTACTGGTGAGGCAATTTGGGGAATCATCTTGAATATGGTAGTAAAAGatatcatcataatataattaaTACTTGGCTTTATCTAATAACAAAGTCTTTGGTTCAATGGCAACTGCTAGTTCATTGCGAAAAATGCTTAGAGTTTTTGAAGACTACTCAGTTCAGATTTTCGcatatataaagagaagacaATGGGTGTGCATATATTTTAGCTAAATGGGGGGGAACGGCTGTTGAGGCTCAATGGTGGTCTGCACCACCTTCTGTGATTCATCGTGCAAGACAGAGATGTTATATCCACTAATGCATtatgttaattttgttttttcatttcttCAGCTTTCCCCCCTCCATTCTGTTCAGGCTCAATGGTCAGGTTCTTCCCCCCTCCGTTCTGTTCTCCTCTCTGTAGGTTtgcttttaaaataaaaaatgtacAAGCGTCCTTATCATGCATGTCGATTAGCCTAAGAAACAGACCTTGCGGTCAAATCGACCCGGACGAAGAAGAGCAGGATCTAGCAAATCCATACGGTTTGTAGCTCCTAAGAAAATAACACCTTTGCCAGTATCGAACCCGTCAAGTTCTATAAGAAGCTGGTTCAGTGTAGTTTCCCTCTCCTGAGTGGCTGCATTATACTGGGAAGTGGTGCCTCCGCTAAAAATCCCTTCACGCCTGACTACCAGAATAGATACAAAGTCACTTCCACAACCAGCAATTTATTAGAGTTTATTTCTATGATATAAGTTACAGAATAGCATAAAATTATTCAGAGTCCAGAAACAAATACTTAGACATGAGTTGTTTATGCACATAAATAATGGATGAGAAAGAAAAATTCAAAGAAGACAAAAAAAATTTCATTCAAAATGAGATTATCCAAGCGACACAAATATCTAATGGTTTAATGCAGGTAAATAAAGGATCTTCCTGAAATAAGTAAGTTCATGTTAGACATGTCAACTTAAGGTTTTAAAATCATGTTTGCCAGGAACTATTTGATCTTCCTGAATGGTGATAGTCTGATAAAAACTCTGACATGCTACTGTTGATAAAACCTCACATTATGTACCAATATACTAGTTAACTATGACTTTATCattaccaagctaatatattaGGATTTCAAATAGTCAAAACTATTAActgatccaaaaaaaataaaaaatccttatCCAATAACCCTTAACTAAGTTACATTTAAGAGAACACACATGATTATTTAAGCCATAAGCTCTTAAAACTTGCAACCCTAGATATAAACAATACAACTTATTACAGTTAACCCAAAATTGTAATaagcttttttttattattattaataaggAAAACTTAATTAAGTGTGATTGCCTTGTTGGATAAACCAAGTCCAAGGCTTGAAATAGCTTCCACTTTCAAATATACATAATACATATCAACTAGTATAAAGAGATAAAGACAGCCCGTATCATAAAGTTTATGAAACTAGGAAACAGTGAATAATTTATTCCAAAAAGAACATACAAGATCACTCATACCTAGTCGCCAATGCAtcaatttcatcaataaaaataacTGATGGTTTGTTGACCTGCAACAAAGAATTTAAAATTATACATCTTTGAAGTGTAATGCTCTGAGATATATAGCTTCACATGTAGAGAGAGCAGAAAATATGATGACAGGATGAAAGAGTCAGGTAGGTACTACTGAAATATTGAAACCATGCACGAGGATTGAGGATCTTTATTTAGGGAAGTTATAGTTGTTCACATGAATTCAGGATTAACCTCAATTCTAACCACATGGATATTCTTTACTATAATGCTAAGTTTATCATTGATTCATTGCTGGCCAACATCCAGTCCGGATATACAGTTGACAGCTAGCTGGTAAACAGAACTCGAGCTCCGTACAGCAAAGCACATCTTTGGTAATAAAGAACCCAACGATAATCATAAAAAGGAGATATAcatgataataaaaaatattttcaccTTGGCTCGCTTAAAAAGATCACGTATACGGGCAGAACCAACACCAACTAGCACTTCAACAAACTCTGACCCAGCCATTTGGTAAAATGGAACACCAGCCTCACCAGCAATGGCTTTAGCCACCAAGGTCTGGAAACATGAGGAACAATTAGCCGCTGCGAAATTTTGAAAGCAAACTGTGAATGAAATTTTTCAAAAATGCCACTAACCTTTCCGCATCCTGGAGGCCCCTCTAGAAGAACCCCATGAGGAGGTTTAATATTCAGTTTATCGAATAGATCCGGATTTTTCAAGTATCTCACCAACTATTTTATAAAATGCAACACATGGAGTTACAGATGTTAATCATAAGAACAAAAGGTTGCAACTACAGATGACCAAATGGCACCTGCAGAACTTTCCCCAAGTGAACATAATGGAGAGACATGAAGGAGTTGTAAGTGAATGAAAATACAATCTGGGACCAATATACTAGATCGAACCTTCAAGTGACAGTTAATATATTCAGCTATTGCCTCCATGGAATAAAATCCACCAGTAGTACAGTATCTTAGAGAGTGTTTCACAAATATATTTTCTCATCAGGGATCTTAGATTAAAGTGAATTTGTAAGATTTTGTGATGAAAGAAATCGGAACTACGAATAAGCTTCCACGACTACTAAGTAAGACAAGCTTTTCCGCTGACCACATACTTCACTTGACCAGAGTTGTGTACAATCTGGTCAAGCTCAGAGACTCCCAGATACCCAGGCAAGAAAACTAGATTGAGAAGCAAAAGGAGCTCAATTCCAAGTAAGTTACCCAAGCCTTTTTCACCTGTCTTATGTGTGAGTAATACAAGATATCATGTAAGTGAATTACAACTAAGGACCTGGAAGTTCAATAGGATATAGAAAAATCAGGAAATATTCTTGAAATATTTTAAGGCAAGCCTATACGACCGGTAATAACAATTTGGAAGCAGTATGCTAAAATGCTCGAATCGCTACAACTTTTGAACCTAGTCAATATGCACGGGTCCGGTGGACGAGTTATCTTAGTGTACCTCTTGGAGTTCCTCTACTGCTTCTTCGATCCCCGCTACATCATTAAAACTGACTCCTGTTGAACCCTGAAGGTATCACCGATCAGAAAATGTCTTTGAATTAAAATGCCTTCATTAACAAACTTGAACAGTGTTCATAGTTAGTAAGCAGAAAAACTAACATCAACACGAGCCTGTGGTTTGGATTGTCCAAATTCAATTCCTTGCCATATATCCTGCAAAGGACGAAAGATTAACAATCATTCGGATAAGGTTAACTCAGAGAGAGAACAAGAATATTAAAGATCTGGTAACTTACCCATTTTTTGAAGTTCTTTGGTCTCCGTGAGAGAGTAAAGCGGATAAGAAGAGCCAtggtcaaaaagaccaatgagattggtttcatcatttcaagaCTGGAAGACAGGCCGCCAAAAGTATAGAATTCAGATAATTTTGAGAAAATCCCTCCTTCACTAACAGTATCAATAACATTATCCCAGATTCTTTCTCCAACGGCAGATATGAGGCCTATGGAAAGTTTTAGAATTGGTTTTGCTAGGGGCCAGAAAACATATACAGCCATGAAAAATAGAAAACTCGTGACGGCAAATACAGCTGATGCCAGGAAGCCTCCAACAATAGTCGCCGCAGTAGCCATGACAGCTGTTAGCATCCCTAGCTCCACCATCATTCTGCTAGATATGGAAGAGGCTACAGGGTGAGGGTACTCGGGTAGCCTTCCTGTGTATGACTGCATCACAAGACTCAAATCATCATAAACTCTATTCTATAGCAGCTTTGCATGCTTTGAGAAACCAAGTAACCCACCAACTAGTAGCTTTCATAATGTGCATCGTGATCCTAACTATTCTCAAGGGAAAGCAGAGGGTTCTAAACATATTCTAGAATtaaagaatatgaagaaaaaataatTACACCTAGTATACTTCATAGTTCCTACATAAACAGAATGTAAGCAAAAGATACTACACGGAAAAGATAGGGTGCATTTGGTTCTTAATCCAAATACAAGTTTCAAAAACTAGTATACAATCTGAACGCAATTTCAATGTTAATACATGAGAACATATTGGTATTGGATTAGATAAATGTTTAATATTGATGCAACTTCAAAAACTTTTACACTTCAGCTGTGAAATTTAAAAGAGCTTTTTCCTTTCCATTTTCAAATTCTAGGTTGTTTTCTGGATTATATCTGAAAGGTCATAGATGAACACGGGATCCTTAGTTTCCCTTATTTCTAATGACAAGTAAGTTGAATCTAATATTGAAATCACTGCCATGTTCTGCTTCTCTAACCTGACTAAGCATGATTTATGTTATAACGCTCAAT
This DNA window, taken from Papaver somniferum cultivar HN1 chromosome 3, ASM357369v1, whole genome shotgun sequence, encodes the following:
- the LOC113358437 gene encoding probable inactive ATP-dependent zinc metalloprotease FTSHI 1, chloroplastic, translating into MNASECSLSTRVLYPQCNINRPRTNISSISFPNQSKQFHFIRRKHPLLLRSFGVIRNASSETPSESDTTSKPSGDDFITRVLKENPSLVEPKYLVGNKLYTLREKEILSNKVPNEGILEIAKQFCVKLGFKKDEMGDGNQQFSDSVYLKDLLREYKGKLYVPEDVFHENLSEEEEFKRDLENLPQMSFEEFQKVFKTGKVKLLTSKADSGISYKYAYKDFIVDLKEIPGDKNLQRTRWAMRLNENEAKSVFEQFKGPQYEIEQHLTSYTGRLPEYPHPVASSISSRMMVELGMLTAVMATAATIVGGFLASAVFAVTSFLFFMAVYVFWPLAKPILKLSIGLISAVGERIWDNVIDTVSEGGIFSKLSEFYTFGGLSSSLEMMKPISLVFLTMALLIRFTLSRRPKNFKKWDIWQGIEFGQSKPQARVDGSTGVSFNDVAGIEEAVEELQELVRYLKNPDLFDKLNIKPPHGVLLEGPPGCGKTLVAKAIAGEAGVPFYQMAGSEFVEVLVGVGSARIRDLFKRAKVNKPSVIFIDEIDALATRREGIFSGGTTSQYNAATQERETTLNQLLIELDGFDTGKGVIFLGATNRMDLLDPALLRPGRFDRKIRIRPPGAKGRLDILKVHAGKVKMNASVDLTSYAQNLPGWTGAKLAQLLQEAALVAVRKGHQSILQSDMDDAVDRLTVGPKRVGIELGHQGQCRRATTEVGAAMTSHLLRRLHDANIEFCERISIHPRSERFSQIVFHRLDDEAYMFERRPQLLQRLQVLLGGRAAEEIIYGRDTSKASVSYLADANWLARKILTIWNLEEPMTVHGEPPPWRRSVSFVGPRMDFEGSLYDDYDLIEPPINFKLDDDVAKRTEELIRDMYEKTISLLRSHHAALLKTVRVLLDNMEISGDEIEYILDNYPAETPLKLLLEEENPGTLPFSETENGLDLELSFLVPSEVEIS